From the genome of Oncorhynchus tshawytscha isolate Ot180627B linkage group LG31, Otsh_v2.0, whole genome shotgun sequence, one region includes:
- the LOC112229192 gene encoding C-type mannose receptor 2-like, which translates to MELSMTLFLLSGLYTLLSSSPPLLLSSSHEYQFVNISKTWAEAQSYCREKYIDLATIDNTEDVARLSKIFNGFSGIKDRVWIGLYDNIKSWKWSLNNSDYYNDGAEYGNWNVKEPNNLGSSQYCVAIEQNGLWNDRACALELYPVCYDANATNRYILGERGMNWTVAQSYCRQYHTDLATVRNQTENWMIQDMISTSQVWFGLSRVPWRWSDRSNSSFRLWGRDQPNNYLSIQQCVVMSEKTGLWDDVYCGDEHPFLCHRGEYIEHCGDEHYLIVVPREVEDSAVS; encoded by the exons ATGGAGCTCAGCAtgactctcttcctcctctcag GCTTgtacacactcctctcctcctctcctccactcctcctctcctcctctcacgaGTATCAGTTTGTGAACATATCAAAGACCTGGGCTGAAGCTCAGAGTTACTGCAGAGAGAAGTACATCGACCTGGCCACCATAGACAACACAGAGGACGTGGCCAGACTGAGTAAAATTTTCAATGGTTTCAGTGGTATCAAGGACAGAGTCTGGATTGGGCTTTATGACAACATTAAGAGCTGGAAGTGGTCTCTAAACAACAGTGATTACTACAATGACGGTGCTGAGTATGGTAACTGGAATGTAAAGGAACCAAACAATCTTGGTTCCAGTCAGTACTGTGTTGCGATCGAACAAAACGGACTTTGGAATGACAGAGCTTGTGCATTGGAATTGTATCCCGTCTGCTATGATG CTAACGCTACCAACAGGTACATCCTGGGAGAACGTGGTATGAACTGGACTGTGGCTCAGAGTTACTGCAGACAGTACCACACAGACCTGGCTACGGTGAGGAACCAAACAGAGAACTGGATGATCCAGGACATGATTTCAACTTCGCAGGTGTGGTTCGGCCTCTCCAGAGTGCCGTGGCGTTGGTCCGACCGGAGTAACTCTTCCTTCAGACTCTGGGGTCGAGATCAGCCAAATAATTATCTGTCGATTCAGCAATGTGTTGTCATGTCTGAAAAGACAGGCTTGTGGGATGATGTGTACTGCGGTGATGAACACCCTTTCCTCTGTCACAGAGGTGAGTATATAGAGCACTGTGGTGATGAACACTATTTAATTGTAGTGCCCAGAGAAGTAGAGGATTCTGCTGTCTCTTGA